A genomic window from Glycine max cultivar Williams 82 chromosome 17, Glycine_max_v4.0, whole genome shotgun sequence includes:
- the LOC100786772 gene encoding thaumatin-like protein 1 isoform X1: MDSMAPHCFSIHIALIWVLLCQGALGATFTLINKCDYTVWPGILANAGSSGLDSTGFELRPGGSQSFHAPPSWSGRFWGRTGCNFDPNTQQGSCTTGDCGSNQIQCNGGGASPPATLVEFTIGSGTQDFYDVSLVDGYNLPLIVDPNGGSGTCGSTGCLADLNQGCPNELRVADRSACRSACEAFQSPEYCCSGAYASPATCKPSVYSQIFKSACPKSYSYAYDDATSTFTCTGADYTITFCPSTTSQKSARDSPAPPPPSGIGSETGTGEMPLIVNSPWFPNFFTGLSSKSHPCSLSLIATVTMLVFFSLQYS, encoded by the exons ATGGATTCCATGGCTCCCCATTGCTTCTCCATACACATTGCTCTCATCTGGGTTCTCCTTTGCcaag GTGCATTAGGAGCCACGTTTACTCTAATCAACAAGTGTGATTACACTGTGTGGCCCGGGATTTTGGCCAATGCAGGCAGCTCCGGATTGGACTCAACCGGGTTTGAGCTTCGACCCGGTGGGTCACAGAGCTTCCATGCCCCACCCAGTTGGTCCGGAAGATTCTGGGGCCGAACCGGATGCAATTTTGACCCGAACACCCAACAGGGTAGCTGCACCACAGGGGATTGTGGCTCCAACCAAATCCAATGCAACGGCGGCGGGGCAAGCCCACCCGCCACATTGGTGGAGTTCACAATCGGGTCGGGTACCCAGGATTTTTACGATGTGAGTCTCGTTGACGGTTACAATCTGCCTTTAATTGTGGACCCCAATGGCGGTTCGGGTACGTGCGGATCCACCGGGTGCCTTGCGGACCTGAACCAAGGGTGCCCGAATGAGTTACGGGTCGCGGACCGCAGCGCGTGTAGGAGCGCGTGTGAGGCTTTTCAGAGTCCGGAGTATTGTTGCAGCGGCGCGTATGCCTCACCCGCCACATGCAAGCCTTCGGTATACTCGCAGATATTCAAATCCGCGTGTCCCAAATCGTATAGCTACGCATACGACGACGCTACGAGTACGTTTACGTGTACGGGAGCTGATTATACAATTACATTCTGCCCTTCAACCACAAG CCAAAAATCGGCAAGAGATTCACcggctcctcctcctccttctggAATTGGGTCAGAAACAGGGACAGGGGAGATGCCATTGATAGTTAACAGTCCATGGTTTCCCAACTTTTTCACTGGACTATCATCAAAGTCTCACCCTTGCTCCTTGTCATTGATTGCTACTGTGACTATGCTAGTATTCTTTTCTTTGCAATACTCATAG
- the LOC100786772 gene encoding thaumatin-like protein 1 isoform X2, which translates to MDSMAPHCFSIHIALIWVLLCQGALGATFTLINKCDYTVWPGILANAGSSGLDSTGFELRPGGSQSFHAPPSWSGRFWGRTGCNFDPNTQQGSCTTGDCGSNQIQCNGGGASPPATLVEFTIGSGTQDFYDVSLVDGYNLPLIVDPNGGSGTCGSTGCLADLNQGCPNELRVADRSACRSACEAFQSPEYCCSGAYASPATCKPSVYSQIFKSACPKSYSYAYDDATSTFTCTGADYTITFCPSTTR; encoded by the exons ATGGATTCCATGGCTCCCCATTGCTTCTCCATACACATTGCTCTCATCTGGGTTCTCCTTTGCcaag GTGCATTAGGAGCCACGTTTACTCTAATCAACAAGTGTGATTACACTGTGTGGCCCGGGATTTTGGCCAATGCAGGCAGCTCCGGATTGGACTCAACCGGGTTTGAGCTTCGACCCGGTGGGTCACAGAGCTTCCATGCCCCACCCAGTTGGTCCGGAAGATTCTGGGGCCGAACCGGATGCAATTTTGACCCGAACACCCAACAGGGTAGCTGCACCACAGGGGATTGTGGCTCCAACCAAATCCAATGCAACGGCGGCGGGGCAAGCCCACCCGCCACATTGGTGGAGTTCACAATCGGGTCGGGTACCCAGGATTTTTACGATGTGAGTCTCGTTGACGGTTACAATCTGCCTTTAATTGTGGACCCCAATGGCGGTTCGGGTACGTGCGGATCCACCGGGTGCCTTGCGGACCTGAACCAAGGGTGCCCGAATGAGTTACGGGTCGCGGACCGCAGCGCGTGTAGGAGCGCGTGTGAGGCTTTTCAGAGTCCGGAGTATTGTTGCAGCGGCGCGTATGCCTCACCCGCCACATGCAAGCCTTCGGTATACTCGCAGATATTCAAATCCGCGTGTCCCAAATCGTATAGCTACGCATACGACGACGCTACGAGTACGTTTACGTGTACGGGAGCTGATTATACAATTACATTCTGCCCTTCAACCACAAGGTAA